One window from the genome of Isachenkonia alkalipeptolytica encodes:
- the dnaK gene encoding molecular chaperone DnaK, producing the protein MGKIIGIDLGTTNSCVAVMEGGEPKVIANSEGNRTTPSVVAFGKDGERIVGEPAKRQAVANPEKTVASIKRHMGTDHVDKIDGKEHSPQDISAMILQKLKADAEAYLGEKVTEAVITVPAYFEDSQRQATKDAGKIAGLEVKRIINEPTAASLAYGLDKVEDQQKVMVYDLGGGTFDVSILELGDGVFEVLATHGNNTLGGDDFDQMIIDHVAEEFKKQEGVDLRDDKMSLQRLKEAAEKAKKELSSTMTTNINLPFVTATASGPKHLDMEITRAKFDELTGHLVEKTIEPMKKALKDADLTDSDIDKVILVGGSTRIPAVQAAVKKITQKDPHKGINPDECVALGAAIQAGVLTGDVKDVLLLDVTPLSLGIETLGGVFTQLIERNTTIPTKKSQVFSTAADNQTAVDIHVLQGERQMAADNSTLGRFQLTDIPPAPRGVPQIEVTFDIDANGIVNVSAKDLGTGKEQKITITASTNLSEDEVEQKIKEAEKFEEEDKKKKEAIETKNQADSLIYQIEKGLEEAKDKISEEEKAQVEQELEKLKKAKEDDNVEEMKATIESVNEAFHNVSQKMYQDAQQQGDAQGQEGGEQAEDDNVVDAEYEEVDDEEKSDEEK; encoded by the coding sequence ATGGGAAAAATTATTGGAATCGATTTAGGAACAACAAACTCTTGCGTAGCTGTAATGGAAGGTGGCGAGCCCAAGGTAATTGCAAACTCCGAAGGAAATCGAACCACTCCATCGGTGGTAGCCTTTGGTAAGGACGGTGAGCGAATTGTAGGGGAACCCGCAAAGCGTCAAGCAGTGGCAAATCCTGAAAAAACCGTAGCATCCATCAAAAGACATATGGGTACGGACCATGTGGATAAAATTGATGGAAAGGAACACTCTCCTCAAGATATTTCCGCAATGATTCTACAGAAGTTAAAGGCGGATGCGGAAGCCTATTTAGGAGAAAAAGTAACGGAAGCGGTTATTACTGTACCAGCCTATTTTGAAGATAGTCAACGGCAAGCTACCAAGGATGCAGGAAAGATCGCAGGATTAGAAGTCAAGCGAATCATCAACGAACCTACGGCAGCATCTCTTGCCTATGGTCTTGATAAAGTGGAAGATCAACAAAAAGTAATGGTATATGACCTAGGAGGAGGAACCTTTGACGTATCCATTTTAGAACTCGGTGACGGCGTATTTGAAGTACTGGCTACCCATGGTAATAACACGTTAGGTGGAGATGATTTTGACCAAATGATCATCGACCACGTGGCGGAAGAGTTTAAAAAGCAGGAAGGGGTAGACTTACGGGATGACAAAATGTCCTTGCAACGTCTAAAAGAAGCGGCGGAAAAAGCCAAAAAAGAACTTTCCAGCACCATGACCACCAACATTAACCTTCCCTTTGTTACGGCAACCGCCAGCGGACCCAAACACTTGGATATGGAAATTACCCGGGCGAAGTTTGATGAATTGACTGGTCACTTAGTGGAAAAAACCATTGAGCCGATGAAGAAAGCTCTAAAGGATGCAGATCTTACCGACAGTGACATTGATAAAGTCATCCTTGTGGGAGGATCCACACGTATTCCCGCGGTACAGGCTGCGGTTAAAAAGATTACTCAGAAAGACCCTCATAAAGGGATCAATCCAGATGAGTGTGTAGCTCTGGGAGCTGCTATTCAAGCGGGAGTACTCACGGGAGATGTTAAAGATGTATTGCTTCTGGACGTTACGCCTTTATCTCTTGGAATCGAAACCTTGGGCGGAGTATTTACTCAGTTAATTGAACGAAACACTACCATCCCTACAAAGAAAAGCCAGGTATTCTCTACCGCAGCGGATAATCAAACCGCAGTGGACATTCATGTACTGCAAGGGGAACGACAAATGGCAGCGGATAACTCTACCCTAGGTCGATTCCAGTTGACGGATATTCCACCAGCGCCACGGGGTGTACCGCAAATTGAAGTAACCTTTGATATTGATGCCAACGGAATTGTAAACGTATCAGCTAAGGACCTTGGAACCGGTAAAGAGCAAAAAATCACCATTACTGCCTCCACTAACCTCTCAGAAGATGAAGTGGAACAAAAGATTAAGGAAGCGGAGAAGTTTGAAGAAGAAGACAAGAAGAAAAAAGAAGCCATTGAAACAAAAAATCAAGCGGATTCCTTAATCTATCAAATTGAAAAAGGTCTTGAGGAAGCAAAGGATAAGATCAGTGAGGAAGAAAAAGCTCAAGTAGAGCAAGAACTGGAAAAACTTAAGAAAGCCAAGGAAGACGACAATGTAGAAGA
- a CDS encoding nucleotide exchange factor GrpE, with protein sequence MMFKKSNEEKESRKNSEKAQGEDTQKHKEDSSDNEEILEEQGEETLKTPQEIQEEQQERIRELELALKKEQEEALQYCEALKRQQAEFSNYKKRMDREREKDRKFAVKEFALDLLQVVDNLERALDSQDSEESTEMYKGLELVLKQFKDVLKKNSIEEEYPLHEPYDMDFHEVILKEESEEHEPDTVVEVLQKGYKIHGKILRPAMVKVAK encoded by the coding sequence ATGATGTTTAAAAAGTCTAACGAAGAAAAGGAGTCCAGAAAAAACTCCGAAAAAGCTCAAGGGGAAGATACTCAAAAGCATAAGGAGGATTCCTCAGATAATGAAGAAATTCTTGAAGAACAAGGGGAAGAGACTCTGAAAACTCCTCAGGAGATCCAGGAAGAACAACAGGAGCGGATCCGGGAATTGGAACTTGCGCTGAAAAAAGAGCAAGAAGAGGCTCTTCAGTATTGTGAAGCACTGAAGCGTCAACAGGCGGAGTTTTCCAATTATAAAAAACGTATGGATCGAGAACGGGAAAAGGACCGAAAGTTTGCTGTAAAGGAGTTTGCCTTAGACCTGTTACAGGTGGTGGACAATTTGGAACGCGCCCTTGATTCTCAAGACTCAGAAGAGAGCACAGAGATGTATAAAGGACTGGAACTGGTATTGAAGCAGTTTAAAGATGTGCTGAAGAAGAACTCCATTGAGGAAGAATATCCTCTTCATGAACCCTATGATATGGATTTTCATGAAGTGATTCTAAAGGAAGAAAGTGAAGAGCATGAACCGGATACGGTGGTTGAAGTGCTTCAAAAAGGATACAAAATCCATGGAAAGATCCTTCGACCGGCTATGGTTAAGGTTGCTAAGTGA
- the hrcA gene encoding heat-inducible transcriptional repressor HrcA, with translation MELSERKLKILQAIITDYIETAEPVGSRTLSRKYDLGVSAATIRNEMSEMEEEGYLKQLHTSSGRVPSDKAYRLYVDKLMESRILAKIQREALRENLMQKFHEVQNLLKHSAEYLSELTDYTSIAMAEKTKENRIKHLQLVPVDEERILVVLIMDTGLVKNTLLRIGQNLEPQELQKISNFLNQHLQGMEIRKVSRLVIEKIQRELYEYRRAIELILLHLQEVVKEVEQIDVFFSGTTNIFNFPEFNDIVKARSFLAMLEEKELIKNLLSLPDQEGLRVSIGKENLYDIAQECSLVTTTYKIDNRTIGHLSVIGPTRMDYSKVVSIMYQLNKQLNDLLRDKY, from the coding sequence ATGGAATTAAGTGAAAGAAAGCTTAAAATTCTTCAAGCGATCATTACAGATTATATTGAAACCGCAGAGCCCGTAGGCTCTAGAACCCTGTCTCGAAAATACGATTTAGGTGTCAGTGCGGCCACAATTCGTAATGAAATGTCAGAAATGGAAGAAGAAGGCTATCTAAAACAATTACACACCTCTTCCGGCAGAGTCCCCAGCGACAAAGCATATAGACTGTATGTGGACAAACTGATGGAGTCGAGGATTCTTGCAAAAATCCAGCGGGAAGCTCTGCGTGAAAATCTTATGCAAAAGTTTCATGAAGTACAAAATCTGTTAAAGCACAGTGCAGAATATTTATCGGAATTAACGGATTATACCTCTATAGCCATGGCGGAAAAAACCAAGGAAAACCGGATTAAGCACCTCCAACTGGTCCCAGTGGATGAAGAAAGGATCTTAGTGGTGTTAATTATGGATACCGGTTTGGTGAAGAACACGTTATTGCGGATCGGACAAAATCTAGAGCCTCAGGAACTGCAAAAAATTTCCAATTTCTTAAATCAACACTTGCAGGGAATGGAAATTCGAAAAGTTTCCCGGCTGGTCATTGAAAAAATCCAGCGGGAACTGTATGAGTATCGAAGGGCGATTGAGCTGATTTTGCTCCATTTGCAAGAAGTGGTAAAAGAAGTGGAACAGATAGATGTATTCTTTAGCGGGACCACAAATATTTTTAACTTCCCCGAGTTTAACGATATCGTAAAAGCCCGTTCCTTTCTGGCTATGTTAGAGGAAAAAGAATTGATCAAGAATCTTTTGTCCCTACCGGATCAAGAGGGCCTTCGGGTTTCCATCGGAAAGGAAAACCTGTATGATATTGCTCAGGAATGCAGTCTAGTAACCACCACCTATAAAATTGATAATCGCACCATTGGACATCTAAGCGTTATCGGTCCTACCCGGATGGATTATTCTAAGGTGGTATCCATTATGTATCAATTGAATAAGCAGTTAAATGATTTACTAAGAGATAAATATTAA
- the hemW gene encoding radical SAM family heme chaperone HemW → MKKLSLYIHIPFCKKKCHYCDFRSFQNCGRDDIQEYMEDLSKEIDLYRHLGKVYVIDTLFIGGGTPSMVPVEGIAKIMKQLRRVFPFSEDPEISIEGNPDTLSYDKMARYYDLGIHRLSMGLQSENRELLKTIGRIHSAEDFLASLENARKIGYENINGDLMFGLPGQRLKTFQNTLQWVVNLNIPHISAYGLIINEETELARRINHGVLPEPDEDLEVDMYDFLRKFLPKKGYQHYEISNFAKPGFQCRHNRTYWENREYLGLGLGAHSSIGNRRFFNAEDFDSYHRMIQAEEKPLAGEELLSDRERLKESLMLGLRLREGIDMDYLEERYKTPVDDTVKQKLRGFEKKELIQTREGRLRLTSKGLYLSNSVFREILD, encoded by the coding sequence ATGAAAAAACTCAGCCTATATATCCATATTCCTTTTTGTAAAAAGAAATGTCACTACTGCGATTTTCGTTCTTTTCAGAACTGCGGCAGGGATGATATCCAAGAATACATGGAGGATCTGAGTAAAGAAATCGATTTATATCGGCATCTTGGGAAAGTCTATGTGATAGATACCTTGTTTATCGGCGGAGGCACTCCTAGTATGGTGCCCGTGGAAGGGATTGCAAAAATCATGAAACAGTTACGGAGGGTTTTTCCTTTTAGTGAAGACCCAGAGATTTCCATTGAAGGAAATCCCGATACTCTCAGCTATGATAAGATGGCCCGCTACTATGATCTTGGGATCCATCGCCTCAGTATGGGACTGCAAAGTGAGAATCGTGAGTTATTAAAAACAATAGGACGGATTCACAGTGCTGAGGACTTTTTAGCAAGTCTTGAAAATGCACGAAAAATAGGCTATGAAAACATCAATGGGGATTTAATGTTCGGTCTACCAGGACAGAGGCTGAAAACCTTTCAAAATACTTTGCAGTGGGTGGTGAATCTTAATATTCCTCATATTTCTGCTTATGGTCTGATCATCAATGAGGAAACAGAGCTAGCCAGGAGAATTAACCATGGGGTACTTCCCGAACCGGATGAAGACCTGGAAGTGGATATGTATGACTTTCTTCGAAAATTTCTTCCAAAGAAGGGGTATCAACATTACGAAATTTCAAATTTCGCAAAACCCGGATTTCAGTGTCGGCATAATCGCACCTATTGGGAAAACCGAGAATACCTCGGCCTTGGTCTTGGAGCACATTCCAGTATAGGAAACCGTCGTTTTTTCAATGCCGAAGATTTCGACAGTTATCACCGGATGATTCAAGCAGAAGAAAAACCTCTTGCAGGGGAAGAATTATTATCGGATCGGGAGCGGTTGAAGGAATCATTAATGCTGGGTCTGCGTCTTAGGGAAGGAATCGATATGGATTATTTGGAGGAGCGATACAAAACTCCGGTGGATGATACGGTGAAACAGAAGCTCCGGGGGTTTGAAAAAAAAGAACTTATACAAACCCGTGAAGGGCGCTTAAGACTTACTTCAAAGGGCCTTTATTTATCCAATTCCGTATTTCGAGAGATCTTGGATTAA